The following coding sequences lie in one Rutidosis leptorrhynchoides isolate AG116_Rl617_1_P2 chromosome 4, CSIRO_AGI_Rlap_v1, whole genome shotgun sequence genomic window:
- the LOC139904181 gene encoding putative UPF0481 protein At3g02645, with amino-acid sequence MAALNPFLSLNSGNKPWVDQISKTLQTQLAVTIDTPPVSIFTIPSNLKEEKPEAYVPQRIGLGPNHHFQPELYQMMEQNKLTSAKRLLKPHKIHDCQREIVAKVKEIDPIIRACYDLYLDADDDMLAWLLAIDGMFLLDQLDSYLNHNFTIEPNELIMLENQIPCIVLKEIQKSLLGENDQRLGDNLEAKFRCFCKSHSPFLLSKENIEFDHVNHLLDYMYRSIVNNEKWIPIKVDFDNLENDPSEKDAMLELLEAVIKFAMLIPMAQPVIQIIEFVKNTFPIENNTVEEIKVPSVSELTKIAGVKFRLSPVNEGVRNINFVQGTERLCYLPAINLNTNSEVVLRNLVAYEKLMAKNSFTSVYSLELTEYVDFMCGIIDSAKDVKLLREERIIEGDLSDEEIVKLFNGMGKSRAKVSVETDLRKIVVQLNKVYESTPRIWVRKMVEKQLRAYAKIITFIVSISGSLILIREVYFKFYGLNQPHMIVVRFLRAKLSSLPIMFTHPKGPVV; translated from the coding sequence ATGGCTGCTTTAAACCCATTTTTGAGTCTAAACTCAGGCAACAAACCATGGGTGGATCAAATCAGCAAAACCTTACAAACACAACTTGCAGTCACTATAGACACACCACCAGTTTCTATATTCACAATCCCATCAAATCTAAAAGAAGAAAAGCCCGAAGCGTATGTCCCTCAACGAATAGGGCTCGGGCCGAATCATCATTTTCAGCCCGAACTCTATCAGATGATGGAGCAGAACAAGCTCACATCAGCGAAAAGGCTACTAAAACCTCACAAAATTCATGATTGTCAACGGGAAATAGTCGCAAAAGTCAAAGAAATCGATCCCATAATTCGTGCTTGTTACGATTTATATCTTGATGCTGATGATGATATGCTGGCATGGTTACTTGCAATTGACGGTATGTTCTTGCTTGATCAACTAGATTCTTATTTAAATCATAATTTTACAATAGAGCCAAATGAATTGATCATGTTAGAGAACCAAATTCCATGTATTGTGTTAAAGGAGATCCAAAAGTCCTTATTGGGTGAAAATGATCAAAGGCTAGGAGATAACTTGGAGGCCAAGTTTAGATGTTTTTGCAAGTCTCACTCACCATTTCTATTGTCTAAAGAGAATATCGAATTTGATCATGTTAACCACTTACTCGATTATATGTACCGTTCCATCGTGAACAACGAAAAATGGATCCCAATAAAGGTCGATTTTGATAACCTTGAAAACGATCCATCAGAAAAGGACGCAATGTTAGAATTACTCGAAGCGGTTATCAAATTTGCAATGTTGATCCCAATGGCTCAACCTGTTATTCAGATCATTGAATTTGTAAAGAACACGTTTCCTATCGAGAATAATACGGTTGAAGAGATCAAGGTGCCATCAGTTTCAGAACTTACTAAAATAGCAGGAGTGAAGTTTCGTTTATCGCCTGTGAACGAAGGTGTTAGAAACATAAATTTCGTACAAGGAACAGAACGGTTATGTTATCTCCCTGCGATTAATCTAAACACCAATTCAGAGGTCGTACTAAGAAACTTGGTAGCGTACGAAAAGTTAATGGCAAAGAACAGTTTTACAAGCGTCTATAGTCTTGAACTAACCGAATATGTGGATTTCATGTGTGGGATCATCGATTCTGCCAAGGACGTAAAGCTGTTACGTGAGGAGAGAATCATAGAAGGCGATTTGAGCGATGAGGAGATCGTTAAACTGTTTAACGGGATGGGGAAATCGCGTGCGAAAGTGAGTGTTGAAACGGATTTGAGAAAGATTGTGGTTCAATTGAACAAGGTTTATGAAAGTACACCGAGAATTTGGGTTCGCAAGATGGTTGAGAAACAACTTCGGGCTTATGCCAAGATTATTACGTTCATTGTTAGCATTTCGGGCTCGTTGATCTTGATTCGTGAGGTGTATTTCAAGTTTTATGGTTTGAATCAACCACACATGATTGTGGTTCGTTTTCTTCGGGCCAAATTGAGTAGTTTACCCATAATGTTCACTCATCCGAAGGGCCCGGTTGTCTAA